From a region of the Nitrospira sp. genome:
- a CDS encoding TolC family protein: MNCRSSTHHRLATIVIAGLWCISAPLNGWGLDVTERVSAERRESVSLADAALRALQNNLDISISRHNKESRLADIIIEQSKFDFNLSVNGQYNRTVNPLNRPVFGGTRPDLRQITIFDQINSSVTFDAQTNLITGGNFDVNYSPSRTGVNANVAQGFLFNPAWTGGLAFTLTQPLLRNAGIGINKTFIKVAQNNAEVEQHVFRDRVLTVITTVEQTYWELVFANENLKVAQAAMKAAEELLAANRAKAKAGVMSIVDVLQAEAAMASRVEQILVAEKAIRDQEDQLRRLLNPGEEDLRQDVRLTPADIPVTVLEPLSLQEAIDTAIEQRPEIVQAKKNVESGELNKQFARNQLLPTLSFQGTVGLAGLGADYPDSFSRNFSGDFYNYGAGLVLSYPLGNRAAINTYNKRKLDARNAEDSLASVRQQIIVGVREAVRRVQTDFKRIETTRSARIMAEKQLQAEQERLKVGLSTTRFVLDFQRDLATAQGNELRAIVDYNKSLSNLARHKATTLDRYHLELS; the protein is encoded by the coding sequence ATGAATTGCAGATCCTCAACTCATCACCGCCTTGCGACCATTGTGATCGCCGGCTTGTGGTGCATCTCGGCACCGCTCAATGGCTGGGGTTTAGATGTGACCGAACGGGTCTCTGCGGAGCGGCGTGAAAGCGTGTCGCTCGCCGATGCAGCGCTGCGTGCGCTGCAGAACAATCTCGACATCAGTATCAGTCGCCACAATAAGGAAAGCCGGTTGGCGGACATCATCATCGAACAATCCAAGTTCGATTTCAACCTCAGCGTCAACGGCCAATACAATCGGACGGTGAACCCGCTCAATCGACCAGTATTCGGAGGAACTAGACCTGACCTTAGACAGATTACGATCTTCGATCAGATAAACAGTTCCGTGACCTTCGATGCTCAGACCAACCTCATTACAGGCGGCAATTTCGACGTCAACTATAGCCCGTCCCGAACCGGCGTGAACGCGAATGTCGCCCAAGGATTTCTCTTCAATCCTGCCTGGACAGGAGGCCTGGCCTTCACATTGACTCAGCCGCTGCTCAGGAACGCGGGGATCGGGATCAACAAGACCTTCATCAAGGTCGCCCAGAATAATGCCGAGGTCGAACAACATGTCTTTCGAGACCGAGTGCTGACCGTCATCACCACGGTGGAACAAACCTACTGGGAACTGGTGTTTGCGAATGAGAATTTGAAAGTGGCGCAAGCCGCCATGAAGGCCGCCGAAGAACTCTTAGCGGCCAACCGCGCCAAGGCAAAAGCCGGCGTCATGTCGATCGTCGACGTGCTCCAAGCCGAGGCTGCCATGGCATCCAGAGTGGAGCAGATCTTAGTCGCGGAAAAAGCCATTCGCGATCAGGAAGATCAACTGCGCCGCCTCTTGAATCCCGGCGAAGAAGACCTGCGCCAAGACGTCCGCCTCACCCCCGCCGATATCCCCGTCACGGTCCTTGAACCCCTCAGCCTTCAGGAAGCCATCGATACGGCGATCGAACAGCGGCCGGAAATCGTGCAGGCGAAGAAAAATGTCGAATCGGGTGAACTGAATAAACAATTCGCCCGCAACCAGTTGTTACCCACTCTCTCATTCCAAGGCACGGTAGGACTCGCCGGACTAGGGGCCGACTACCCCGATTCCTTCAGCAGAAACTTCAGCGGTGATTTTTACAACTATGGAGCTGGGCTGGTGCTCAGTTATCCGCTCGGCAACCGGGCCGCCATCAACACGTACAACAAACGGAAACTGGATGCCCGAAATGCCGAGGATTCGCTCGCCAGCGTGCGGCAGCAAATCATCGTCGGCGTGCGGGAGGCCGTGCGCCGGGTCCAGACCGACTTTAAGCGTATCGAGACCACCAGGTCGGCGCGCATCATGGCTGAAAAACAGCTACAGGCCGAGCAGGAACGGTTGAAGGTCGGGCTCAGCACGACCCGCTTCGTGCTCGATTTTCAGCGCGACCTTGCCACTGCCCAAGGCAACGAGCTGCGGGCCATCGTCGATTACAACAAGTCGCTGTCCAACCTTGCTCGCCATAAAGCGACTACGTTGGACCGCTACCATCTCGAACTCTCATAG
- a CDS encoding DUF4321 domain-containing protein, with translation MRKSPWVLLIFVLIGGLLGGILGEILHVMAPQGTIQNIFATHYNPGINPPLTIDLVLIKLVLGFNIKVNILSILGMFIGIYLYKHV, from the coding sequence GTGAGAAAATCGCCCTGGGTTTTGCTCATTTTCGTGCTGATCGGAGGGCTCCTTGGCGGGATACTCGGGGAGATTCTCCATGTCATGGCACCTCAAGGCACCATTCAAAACATTTTTGCGACGCATTATAATCCCGGGATCAATCCGCCGCTCACCATCGACCTTGTCTTGATCAAACTCGTCCTCGGATTCAACATTAAGGTTAATATCCTGAGCATCCTCGGGATGTTCATTGGTATCTACCTTTACAAGCACGTCTAA
- a CDS encoding DUF3147 domain-containing protein, producing MTDLAKYAVYFLLGGSIVTFSTYLGSQGKSFLAAMASTFPAITGVTFILLYMNGGGGTTVDYAKNLLWFAPPWIVYVVAMIMGIPRLGFWPAMIGSLVLYMGCIGLLKMVLR from the coding sequence GTGACCGATCTTGCGAAGTATGCGGTGTACTTTCTCTTAGGCGGCAGTATCGTAACCTTCTCCACCTATCTTGGCTCGCAAGGCAAGTCGTTCCTTGCCGCCATGGCCAGCACCTTTCCCGCCATCACGGGCGTCACGTTCATTCTGCTGTACATGAACGGAGGCGGCGGGACAACGGTCGACTATGCCAAGAACTTGTTGTGGTTTGCCCCACCCTGGATTGTCTATGTTGTCGCCATGATCATGGGTATCCCCCGCCTCGGCTTCTGGCCGGCCATGATCGGCTCGCTCGTCCTGTATATGGGATGCATTGGGCTGCTGAAGATGGTGCTGCGATAG
- the rplS gene encoding 50S ribosomal protein L19 yields the protein MNQLERIQRSLTKKSVPRFEIGDTVRVHVKVVEGEKERIQVYEGTVIARKGSLNTETFTVRKLSYGVGVERIFPVHSPIVSKVDVVRQGRVRRAKLYYLRGKKGRFAKVEEREFVGESKPSAQPTTSEEEAVTA from the coding sequence ATGAATCAGTTGGAACGAATTCAGCGGTCGTTGACAAAGAAATCAGTGCCGAGATTTGAGATCGGGGATACCGTCAGGGTCCACGTCAAAGTCGTCGAAGGCGAGAAGGAGCGTATTCAGGTCTATGAAGGAACCGTGATCGCGCGCAAGGGGAGTTTGAATACCGAAACGTTTACAGTCCGAAAACTTTCGTACGGGGTCGGGGTCGAACGGATTTTCCCGGTGCACTCTCCGATCGTCTCCAAAGTGGATGTGGTTCGGCAGGGGCGTGTTCGGCGTGCGAAGCTCTACTATCTGCGAGGCAAGAAGGGGAGGTTCGCGAAGGTCGAAGAGCGCGAGTTTGTCGGAGAGAGCAAGCCGTCAGCACAGCCGACGACTTCTGAGGAGGAGGCTGTGACGGCCTAG
- a CDS encoding RNA-binding protein, translating into MGAKIYVGGLPYATTEQQLSDLFAVYGTVASARIITDKFTGQSRGFGFVEMSSDGEAQAAITALNGTQLGGRTLTVNEARPQEPRSSGGGRGGFGGGRG; encoded by the coding sequence ATGGGTGCGAAGATCTATGTCGGTGGATTGCCCTATGCGACGACTGAGCAACAACTAAGCGATCTGTTTGCGGTGTATGGGACGGTGGCCTCGGCGCGGATTATTACGGACAAGTTCACTGGGCAGTCTCGGGGGTTTGGATTTGTCGAAATGTCGTCCGACGGAGAAGCGCAAGCGGCGATAACCGCCTTGAACGGCACACAACTTGGGGGCCGTACGTTGACGGTGAATGAAGCTCGTCCTCAAGAGCCCCGCTCCAGCGGAGGAGGGCGTGGAGGATTCGGAGGCGGTCGCGGTTAA
- a CDS encoding heavy metal-binding domain-containing protein, with product MILSTTNNIEGKKTVKYLGLVSGDAILGANIFRDFFASIRDIVGGRSAAYEKELRKAKNIALEEMEEQAKNLGANAIVGIDIDYETIGTNSSMLMVSANGTAVVVE from the coding sequence ATGATTCTCTCGACGACCAACAACATCGAAGGCAAGAAAACGGTGAAATATTTGGGATTGGTGTCCGGAGACGCGATTTTGGGGGCGAACATCTTTCGTGATTTTTTTGCCTCGATCAGGGATATCGTCGGTGGTCGCTCAGCGGCCTACGAAAAGGAACTCCGAAAGGCCAAGAATATTGCGCTGGAAGAAATGGAGGAGCAAGCCAAGAACTTGGGCGCCAATGCGATCGTCGGGATCGACATCGACTATGAGACGATCGGCACCAACAGCAGCATGCTGATGGTCAGCGCGAACGGGACAGCGGTCGTGGTGGAGTAG
- a CDS encoding CPBP family intramembrane metalloprotease, whose protein sequence is MASEPDRPAPRQASSVGAALSLLPIGATFGYYGLPSSLKEQLLVQFAPQFLAYVGLSLWAVRVAEVPVQLGLERRKIWSGLQWGVLTGLLLGVLNTFVILVAYPSLGYDITFLKQTPHGRLPFLLMVPWLICCIALFVELNFRGFLLGRLAELESQWRGSNSGRCLSPLALTASTLTFAFDPFMVNTFQYLHWIALWDGLIWGSIWLRTRNLWITIMAHAVEVIVMYSAVKTAIG, encoded by the coding sequence ATGGCCTCCGAGCCCGACCGTCCGGCTCCAAGACAAGCCTCTTCCGTGGGAGCAGCACTGTCGCTGCTCCCAATCGGAGCGACATTCGGCTACTACGGGCTTCCCTCTTCCCTCAAAGAGCAACTGCTCGTCCAATTCGCACCGCAGTTTCTCGCTTATGTGGGACTCAGTCTCTGGGCTGTGCGCGTCGCGGAGGTCCCGGTGCAACTCGGGTTAGAAAGGAGAAAAATCTGGAGCGGGCTCCAGTGGGGAGTGTTGACGGGATTGTTGCTCGGCGTTCTCAATACGTTCGTGATTCTGGTCGCCTATCCATCTCTTGGCTACGACATTACGTTTTTGAAGCAGACGCCTCACGGTCGGCTCCCCTTCCTCCTCATGGTACCGTGGCTCATCTGCTGCATCGCATTGTTCGTGGAGCTGAACTTTCGTGGATTTCTGCTAGGACGTCTTGCCGAACTTGAATCGCAGTGGCGGGGTTCCAATTCCGGCCGATGCCTGTCTCCCCTAGCCCTCACGGCCAGCACGCTCACGTTTGCATTCGACCCGTTCATGGTGAATACTTTTCAATATCTTCACTGGATCGCTCTCTGGGATGGGCTCATCTGGGGAAGCATCTGGCTCAGAACACGCAACCTCTGGATTACGATTATGGCTCACGCGGTCGAAGTGATCGTGATGTACAGTGCGGTAAAAACGGCGATAGGATGA
- the ffh gene encoding signal recognition particle protein: MLDALSDKFEKILKKLRGQGVLTEQNITEALKDVRFALLEADVNFKIVKEFIDRVRQKAVGQEVLQSLTPGHQVVKVVWDELRAMMGNERAGLALSSQPPTILMMVGLQGVGKTTASGKLARLFKNQGKRALLVAADPRRPAAGEQLSALGRDLGVEVHRADHVQASQADVVHICRTGVERGRDQGFDLIILDTGGRLHIDDELMNELVAVKTAVSPHEVLLVADAMTGQDAVTMAGQFDQKVGLTGIILTKVEGDARGGAVLSIRAATGKPIKFLGVGEKLDALEPFHPDRMASRILGMGDVLSLIEKAQESVTREQAEEAQKRLSSNTFTLEDFRTQLSQMNRIGSLEQILGMLPGGQKLKQAIEGDKPEREIGRVVAVIDSMTPRERRDHTIINGSRKKRIARGSGTTVQDVNRLIKQFLSAKKLAKAMTGAGGRRQLAQLMRSR, from the coding sequence ATGCTCGATGCGCTGAGCGATAAGTTTGAGAAAATTTTGAAGAAACTCCGAGGGCAGGGTGTGCTCACGGAGCAGAACATCACGGAAGCATTGAAAGATGTGAGGTTTGCGCTTCTTGAAGCAGACGTCAACTTTAAAATCGTCAAGGAGTTCATCGATCGCGTCCGTCAAAAGGCTGTCGGTCAGGAAGTCCTGCAGAGTCTGACTCCCGGACATCAGGTCGTCAAAGTCGTCTGGGACGAGCTCAGGGCGATGATGGGGAATGAGCGGGCCGGACTTGCCCTGAGCTCACAGCCCCCGACTATCTTGATGATGGTCGGATTGCAAGGGGTGGGAAAGACCACGGCCAGCGGCAAACTTGCGCGTCTGTTTAAGAATCAAGGGAAGCGAGCGCTGTTGGTAGCTGCTGACCCGCGTCGTCCTGCGGCCGGCGAGCAACTGAGCGCTCTTGGTCGGGATCTCGGAGTGGAGGTTCACCGAGCGGATCACGTTCAGGCTTCTCAAGCGGATGTGGTGCATATCTGCCGTACCGGGGTCGAGCGAGGGCGCGATCAGGGTTTTGATCTCATCATCCTTGATACCGGAGGCCGATTGCATATCGACGACGAGTTAATGAACGAACTTGTCGCCGTGAAAACAGCCGTGTCTCCTCATGAGGTCTTGTTGGTTGCCGATGCGATGACCGGACAGGATGCGGTCACCATGGCCGGTCAGTTCGATCAAAAGGTCGGGTTGACCGGTATTATACTCACCAAGGTCGAGGGGGACGCACGCGGGGGCGCGGTCTTATCGATTCGGGCCGCAACCGGGAAGCCCATCAAGTTTCTTGGTGTCGGGGAAAAGCTGGATGCTTTAGAGCCGTTTCATCCGGACCGGATGGCTTCCCGTATTCTTGGGATGGGCGACGTGCTGTCGCTCATTGAGAAAGCCCAAGAAAGCGTCACTCGTGAGCAGGCCGAGGAAGCTCAAAAGCGGCTCTCCAGCAATACGTTCACGCTGGAGGATTTTCGGACTCAGCTCAGCCAGATGAACCGGATAGGCTCGTTGGAACAAATTCTCGGCATGCTTCCGGGCGGGCAAAAACTCAAGCAAGCGATCGAGGGTGACAAGCCTGAGCGAGAGATCGGCCGTGTGGTCGCGGTGATCGATTCGATGACCCCACGGGAACGCCGCGATCATACCATCATCAATGGAAGCCGAAAGAAGCGGATCGCCCGTGGCAGCGGCACCACGGTGCAGGATGTGAACCGTCTCATCAAGCAGTTCTTGTCCGCCAAGAAGTTGGCAAAGGCGATGACCGGTGCGGGAGGGCGGCGACAGCTCGCCCAACTCATGCGATCTCGATAA
- the rpsP gene encoding 30S ribosomal protein S16 yields MAVHLRLARTGRHKRPMYRVVAADSRKARDGRFLEILGIFDPLKEAGVPELKQERVLTWLRHGAQPTVTVRTLLRRAGVWKQFEAEKAAQKQTPAKS; encoded by the coding sequence GTGGCTGTACATTTGAGACTGGCGCGAACGGGAAGACACAAACGACCGATGTATCGGGTGGTGGCCGCTGATTCACGGAAAGCGCGCGACGGCCGGTTCCTGGAGATCCTTGGGATTTTTGATCCGTTGAAAGAAGCCGGTGTGCCGGAGTTGAAGCAGGAACGGGTGCTGACCTGGCTAAGGCACGGCGCTCAACCTACGGTGACCGTGCGGACGTTGTTGCGCAGGGCAGGGGTCTGGAAGCAGTTTGAGGCTGAAAAAGCTGCGCAGAAACAAACGCCTGCAAAATCCTGA
- the trmD gene encoding tRNA (guanosine(37)-N1)-methyltransferase TrmD encodes MLRFEVLTLFPGMFAPVLAHSMLKRGQGKGLLTVKVHNLRDFTTDRHKVADDMPYGGGAGMVMKAEPILLAVAALRNEARANEEDIRLLFPTPHGRTFTQDYAEELAGERRRIVILCGHYEGVDERVRLTLAPEEVSLGDYVLTGGELPALVLIDAAARLVPGVLGDPSSVLEESFSDALLEYPQYTRPAEIGGIGVPDVLLSGHHEAIRLWRRKQALRGTYLRRPDLLKDRMFTKEDQQLLDELMSEGLLTTPPSCREEG; translated from the coding sequence ATGTTGAGGTTCGAGGTTCTGACACTGTTCCCTGGGATGTTCGCCCCGGTCCTGGCTCACAGCATGCTCAAACGAGGCCAGGGAAAAGGGCTTCTCACCGTGAAGGTGCACAATTTGCGGGACTTCACGACTGATCGCCACAAAGTAGCCGATGATATGCCGTATGGAGGTGGAGCCGGCATGGTCATGAAGGCTGAGCCGATCCTTCTTGCGGTGGCTGCGCTTCGAAATGAAGCGCGGGCAAACGAAGAAGACATTCGATTGCTGTTTCCAACTCCTCACGGGCGGACTTTTACGCAAGACTATGCAGAGGAGTTGGCGGGTGAGCGTCGCCGAATCGTCATTCTGTGCGGGCACTATGAGGGAGTGGATGAGCGTGTCCGTCTGACATTAGCTCCGGAGGAAGTCTCACTGGGAGATTATGTGTTGACCGGAGGTGAATTGCCGGCGCTCGTCTTGATCGATGCAGCAGCCAGACTCGTTCCCGGCGTCCTGGGTGACCCCAGTTCCGTATTGGAAGAGTCGTTTTCGGACGCGTTGTTGGAGTATCCACAGTACACGAGGCCGGCAGAAATCGGAGGAATTGGCGTGCCCGATGTCTTGCTTTCTGGCCATCATGAGGCCATTCGATTGTGGCGTCGGAAACAAGCGTTGCGCGGCACGTATTTGCGACGCCCCGATCTTTTGAAAGATCGGATGTTCACGAAGGAAGATCAACAGTTGTTGGATGAATTGATGAGCGAAGGTCTTTTGACGACCCCGCCATCATGCCGGGAGGAGGGTTAA
- the uvrB gene encoding excinuclease ABC subunit UvrB: MPPFKLEAPFKACGDQPEAIARLTAGIQAGKQHQVLLGVTGSGKTFTMANLVERVQKPTLVLVHNKTLAGQLYQEFKQFFPHNAVEYFVSYYDYYQPEAYIPQSDTYIAKDASINDTIDQMRHSATTELLQRNDVLIVSSVSCIYGLGSPEVYHDMLIYLEEGVETRREKILSKLVEIQYERNDVDFHRGTFRARGDVIEIFPASSEAKSVRIELFGDVVDAIHEIDPLTGKSLSKLPKIAIYPNTHYLIAPDRYERAITGIEEELEDRVALFRKTGRLLEAQRLEQRTKFDLEMIRAMGYCHGIENYSRHLSGRRPGEPPPTLLDYFPKDFLLIVDESHATVPQVGGMYEGDYSRKRTLVEYGFRLPSAVDNRPLKFSEFESCLNQVLYVSATPGSYELEHAGRDVVEQIVRPTGLMDPHIDVVPAKGQVDHLLGQVRSEVAKGGRVLVTTLTKRMAEDLTEYYHDLGIKVRYLHSDIKTLERAEIVRDLRCGTFDVLVGINLLREGLDLPEVSLVAILDADKEGYLRSYRALIQTAGRAARNLEGRVIFYGDVVTDSMKQALDETSRRRGIQAEYNGVHGITPVGITKGIPSLEYAVADMDYVRLDLAAESVEPYENSESTDQLIERLESEMKAAAKELAFERAAELRNQIRSLRLQALNAKS; this comes from the coding sequence GTGCCACCCTTTAAGTTAGAGGCTCCCTTTAAAGCTTGCGGAGATCAACCGGAAGCCATTGCGCGGCTGACAGCTGGAATCCAAGCTGGAAAGCAGCATCAGGTATTGCTCGGCGTCACTGGGTCCGGCAAGACTTTCACGATGGCGAACCTCGTCGAGCGAGTTCAGAAGCCGACGCTCGTGCTGGTCCACAACAAAACGTTGGCCGGTCAGCTCTATCAAGAGTTCAAACAGTTTTTCCCCCATAACGCTGTCGAGTATTTCGTGAGCTATTACGATTACTATCAACCGGAGGCCTATATCCCTCAGAGCGATACGTATATCGCGAAGGATGCCTCGATCAACGATACCATCGATCAGATGCGCCACTCCGCCACGACCGAGCTGTTGCAACGAAACGACGTGCTGATCGTGTCCTCGGTGTCCTGTATCTATGGGCTGGGGTCACCGGAGGTCTACCATGACATGCTCATATATTTGGAGGAAGGCGTCGAAACGAGACGAGAAAAGATCTTATCGAAACTGGTGGAGATTCAATACGAACGCAATGATGTGGATTTTCATCGTGGGACGTTCCGGGCGCGCGGGGACGTGATCGAGATTTTTCCTGCCTCGTCTGAAGCCAAGTCGGTGCGCATTGAGCTGTTCGGAGACGTGGTGGATGCCATTCATGAGATCGATCCACTCACCGGGAAATCATTGAGCAAGCTTCCCAAGATCGCGATTTATCCGAACACCCATTATCTCATTGCTCCGGATCGCTATGAGCGGGCCATCACCGGTATCGAGGAAGAACTGGAGGACCGCGTGGCCTTGTTCAGGAAGACGGGTCGACTGCTGGAGGCCCAACGGCTTGAGCAACGTACCAAGTTTGATCTGGAGATGATTCGAGCCATGGGTTATTGCCACGGGATCGAAAACTACTCGCGTCATCTCAGCGGGCGGAGGCCTGGTGAGCCCCCTCCCACATTGTTGGACTATTTCCCAAAGGATTTTCTATTGATCGTCGATGAGTCTCACGCGACGGTTCCCCAAGTCGGCGGGATGTATGAGGGAGATTACTCCAGAAAACGGACGTTGGTGGAGTACGGATTTCGACTCCCGTCGGCGGTCGACAACCGTCCGTTGAAGTTTTCTGAGTTCGAGAGTTGTCTCAATCAGGTGTTGTATGTGTCCGCAACCCCCGGCAGCTACGAGCTGGAGCATGCCGGCCGTGATGTGGTTGAGCAGATCGTTCGGCCGACCGGTCTGATGGACCCCCACATCGATGTCGTGCCGGCCAAGGGACAGGTAGACCATCTCCTCGGGCAGGTCCGCTCGGAGGTGGCCAAGGGTGGCAGGGTACTCGTGACGACCTTAACGAAGCGGATGGCGGAGGATTTGACTGAGTATTACCACGACTTGGGAATCAAGGTGCGCTATCTGCATTCCGACATTAAGACCCTTGAGCGAGCCGAGATCGTCCGGGACCTCCGGTGCGGGACGTTTGATGTGCTGGTCGGGATCAATTTACTGCGCGAAGGGCTCGATCTCCCCGAAGTGAGCCTCGTGGCGATTCTTGACGCTGATAAGGAAGGCTATCTGCGCTCGTACCGAGCGTTGATTCAAACGGCCGGCCGAGCCGCGCGCAATCTCGAAGGCCGGGTCATTTTTTACGGAGATGTTGTGACGGATTCGATGAAACAGGCACTCGATGAAACCAGCCGCCGCCGTGGGATCCAAGCCGAGTATAACGGTGTCCATGGGATTACCCCGGTCGGTATTACGAAAGGGATTCCTTCCCTCGAGTATGCGGTGGCCGACATGGACTATGTCCGGTTGGATCTTGCAGCTGAATCGGTCGAGCCATATGAGAATTCAGAATCAACGGATCAACTCATCGAACGGCTGGAGTCGGAAATGAAAGCTGCCGCCAAAGAGCTGGCCTTTGAGCGGGCGGCAGAGCTACGCAATCAAATTCGATCGCTCCGGCTTCAAGCTTTGAACGCGAAATCTTAG
- a CDS encoding M28 family peptidase — MNLTCFTGDSKARCIVVLATVCLLLSPNPSLAQSPKTGLRAAIDSLSAERMSADIRTLSGPAFNGRQSGTQADLESARWIAQEFLSAGLRLPLVRNGSLRIPFLTGKDGTASGIMTSLLSTPLIAPEPIVRVGPIDHLAAETLGSDYFPVFDSPSADLHAQIIFVGYGIVDPAQGIDDYAGIDVNNCIVLFLRGKPNHYTPPISHADKVRFARDHGAIGYLMATGPLLSPYEVRRGITGSPSAFYGQLPPDHAIPGAWISTALAQEILAESKRDVPDRLRVLQERLNQAPSSQAIRTNHFASLAWKTTMEEGNLVNVVGMIPGTGTESVIIGAHRDHFGRPGGVLFPGADDNASGTAVILEVARALAKWETSPKRTILFVSFSGEERDLLGSRLYTSRPITPLNATKAMINIDHAGVGNGRLTVGVTGLEKEALLEVGRVAGVHEKLDLYGFFPGGDHVPFKEAGVPTVTVVSGGVHPHFHQPSDTADTIDPEILNTVARYVLAVTWQLAYQP, encoded by the coding sequence ATGAACCTTACCTGTTTCACCGGCGATTCCAAAGCCCGCTGCATCGTGGTCCTCGCGACCGTCTGCCTTTTGCTCTCACCCAATCCAAGCCTGGCTCAATCGCCCAAGACAGGCCTTCGGGCAGCCATCGATTCGCTCTCCGCAGAACGGATGAGTGCCGACATTCGAACACTCAGCGGTCCTGCATTCAATGGACGGCAAAGCGGCACGCAAGCAGACCTCGAATCAGCTCGGTGGATCGCGCAAGAGTTTCTTTCGGCAGGTTTGCGCTTACCACTCGTTCGCAATGGCTCACTGAGAATACCATTCTTGACGGGCAAGGATGGTACTGCATCAGGGATAATGACCTCCTTGCTATCCACTCCCCTAATAGCACCGGAACCAATAGTACGAGTCGGGCCGATAGATCATTTAGCCGCCGAAACTCTCGGCTCAGACTATTTTCCCGTTTTCGATTCGCCATCCGCTGATCTCCACGCCCAAATCATCTTTGTCGGATACGGTATTGTCGATCCTGCGCAAGGCATCGACGACTATGCGGGCATCGACGTAAATAATTGCATCGTGCTGTTTCTACGAGGCAAGCCGAACCACTATACCCCTCCCATCAGTCATGCCGACAAGGTCCGGTTTGCACGGGACCACGGCGCGATCGGCTACTTGATGGCGACCGGGCCACTGCTTTCCCCCTATGAGGTCCGCCGTGGCATCACAGGGAGTCCCAGCGCCTTCTATGGTCAATTACCTCCTGATCACGCCATTCCTGGAGCCTGGATTAGTACGGCGCTTGCCCAAGAGATTCTCGCGGAATCGAAGAGAGACGTTCCCGATCGTCTGCGCGTCCTTCAAGAGCGCCTGAACCAAGCACCTTCATCACAGGCCATACGGACAAACCATTTTGCGTCGCTTGCGTGGAAGACGACGATGGAGGAGGGAAATCTGGTCAATGTAGTGGGGATGATCCCTGGAACCGGAACAGAGTCTGTGATCATCGGAGCCCACCGAGACCACTTCGGTCGTCCAGGAGGCGTTCTTTTCCCCGGCGCAGACGACAATGCCTCCGGAACGGCAGTCATCTTGGAAGTGGCGCGAGCCCTTGCAAAGTGGGAGACAAGCCCAAAGCGAACGATCCTCTTTGTCTCCTTCAGCGGCGAGGAGCGCGATCTGCTTGGTTCACGTCTGTATACGTCACGACCCATCACTCCACTCAATGCTACAAAAGCCATGATCAACATCGACCACGCCGGCGTTGGCAATGGACGGCTCACCGTAGGCGTGACAGGATTAGAGAAAGAGGCCCTACTAGAGGTCGGGAGGGTGGCCGGCGTTCACGAGAAACTGGATCTTTATGGCTTTTTCCCCGGCGGCGACCACGTACCATTTAAAGAAGCCGGTGTACCGACGGTCACTGTCGTGAGCGGCGGTGTACATCCACACTTTCATCAACCATCGGATACCGCCGACACCATCGATCCAGAGATCTTGAACACCGTGGCCCGGTATGTGCTGGCGGTGACGTGGCAACTCGCCTACCAACCATGA
- the rimM gene encoding ribosome maturation factor RimM (Essential for efficient processing of 16S rRNA), whose product MTVGRIERPFGVKGEVKVLPLSDVPGRFEGLRAVSLVAINGRTLETSVTHVRRAGARFILELTGLTSPEDASLWRGGFIQTIRGPVPKLPDGQYYECDLIGLAVSSEEGQPLGVLEEIWDLPGNPLFVVRKGSKEILIPAAKELVRTVDLAARKMTVRLIDGLGE is encoded by the coding sequence GTGACCGTAGGGCGGATCGAGCGGCCCTTTGGCGTCAAGGGGGAAGTGAAGGTTCTGCCGCTATCCGATGTTCCAGGTCGATTTGAAGGGTTGAGGGCGGTGAGTCTCGTCGCAATAAATGGACGGACTCTTGAGACTAGCGTCACCCATGTGAGACGGGCGGGAGCTCGATTTATTCTTGAATTGACCGGTTTGACCAGCCCAGAGGACGCGAGTCTCTGGCGTGGTGGGTTCATTCAGACAATTCGCGGGCCCGTGCCCAAGTTGCCGGATGGGCAGTACTATGAGTGTGATCTGATCGGTCTTGCTGTTTCCTCCGAGGAGGGACAGCCGCTTGGTGTGTTGGAGGAGATTTGGGACTTGCCGGGAAATCCGCTGTTCGTTGTTCGCAAGGGGAGCAAAGAGATCTTGATCCCAGCAGCGAAAGAACTGGTTCGTACCGTCGACCTGGCAGCTCGAAAAATGACTGTCCGGTTGATCGACGGATTGGGTGAGTAG